The DNA segment CTCCATTGATTCACATCCAATTTTTAATTGACGGACGAGCGGTAGGTGAAGTGTGGTAACCTTGTTCCGGAGCCGGTCTTCCACCCTACTACTGTTTGCTTTGAAACGAACTGCTGTTCTCTTGGCTCAGGAGCGAGATGAGTTTGCGCTCGGCAGCGTGGAGATGTTGTGAAAGCGTCGCGGGACTAATACCGAACTCGTCAGCGATCTCTTCGCCAGTTGTTTCGCGTGATCGTTCGTAATAGCCAGCATCATACGCGGCCAGAAGGAGTTCTCTCTGTCGCTCGGTGAGCCGGTCGTCCATGACCTGTTGAAGCTCTTCAGTCGTAAACAGTGGTGTTGAGCGTTCTTTCGTCTCTTTGGCAGTCGTAGTCGCCGAGGGATGGTCGTCGAGGAACTCCTCGACGATGCTGGATACATCTTCAGTCGGTGGTATTTCGACAGCGATGTGCCCCTTCCCGCTCTCACCTACCACCTCTTGCGGAATAGCCCCGAGCTCGGCCAGATCCCGCGCGGGACAGAACCCCTCAACGACGAACTCGAAGAGGCCACCGTCTTCAAACCTCGCAACGAGTCGGGGTTCAACGAAGTCGTTTGCCTGGGCAAGGTCGAGGATACGCTCCGGATCGGCACCCATGATGGTGAAAAACTCCGCAAACTTGCCCGATCCCCGCGGTATCATCTTTTCGAGTTCAACCCGACAATCCGCTTCTTGAGTAACCCCGACAAACGGATACGTCGGGTCGGACACCGCGAACCTGACCGCAACGACGCCCTGTGTGTTTAGAGGAAGATTCAGAATCGTCCATAAAACAACATATGGCGAATGGATTAATAACACTATCGACCATTATATTTGCCAGATTAGAAGAACACTACTATGAGAGTCAAAGTAATAAGCCACGAC comes from the Halapricum desulfuricans genome and includes:
- a CDS encoding bacterio-opsin activator domain-containing protein, with product MLLIHSPYVVLWTILNLPLNTQGVVAVRFAVSDPTYPFVGVTQEADCRVELEKMIPRGSGKFAEFFTIMGADPERILDLAQANDFVEPRLVARFEDGGLFEFVVEGFCPARDLAELGAIPQEVVGESGKGHIAVEIPPTEDVSSIVEEFLDDHPSATTTAKETKERSTPLFTTEELQQVMDDRLTERQRELLLAAYDAGYYERSRETTGEEIADEFGISPATLSQHLHAAERKLISLLSQENSSSFQSKQ